A DNA window from Deinococcus humi contains the following coding sequences:
- a CDS encoding response regulator transcription factor, with amino-acid sequence MIDSVAALEPTVYLVDDDDAVRDALGFLLGTVGLNVRPFADGLELIRALDAEGPPALGCLLLDIRMPHISGLQLQLRLQERGVDLPVILLTGHADVELCRRAFRQGAADFLSKPVDETQLLEAVQRAVRQHLRGRQRRTANERARERLSRLSPREHEVLRGIVDGQTSKQTARALNISVRTVEAHRASLFAKLEAESLAEVIRLTLVEER; translated from the coding sequence GTGATTGACTCTGTTGCCGCACTGGAGCCCACCGTCTACCTGGTAGACGACGACGACGCGGTACGCGACGCGCTGGGCTTTCTGCTCGGCACGGTGGGCCTGAATGTTCGCCCATTTGCCGATGGACTGGAACTGATCCGCGCCCTGGACGCCGAGGGGCCGCCCGCCCTCGGCTGCCTGCTGCTGGACATCCGCATGCCGCACATCAGCGGGTTGCAACTGCAACTGCGTCTTCAAGAGCGCGGCGTGGACTTGCCTGTGATCCTGCTGACCGGGCACGCCGACGTTGAGCTGTGCCGCCGTGCTTTTCGTCAGGGTGCGGCTGACTTCCTGAGCAAGCCAGTCGACGAGACCCAGTTGCTGGAAGCTGTGCAGCGCGCCGTGCGTCAACACCTGCGGGGGCGCCAACGCCGGACGGCGAATGAACGGGCCCGCGAGCGACTGTCGCGGCTGTCGCCCCGCGAGCACGAGGTCCTGCGCGGCATCGTGGACGGTCAGACCAGCAAGCAGACCGCCCGCGCCCTGAATATTTCCGTCCGCACCGTAGAAGCCCACCGCGCCAGCCTGTTTGCCAAACTGGAGGCCGAGTCACTGGCCGAGGTCATTCGCCTGACGCTGGTAGAGGAACGGTGA